One part of the Rutidosis leptorrhynchoides isolate AG116_Rl617_1_P2 chromosome 1, CSIRO_AGI_Rlap_v1, whole genome shotgun sequence genome encodes these proteins:
- the LOC139889965 gene encoding uncharacterized protein: MLSRELANGTLVGCKFSPNQSINHSQFADDTIIFAHPSLQELTRKKHIMQVFFELSGLQMSAIKTTLYGIHVSRADMTSFSAIFQCNVGTFPLEYLGIPIGLSNNKIAMWELIVLKFKKKLAVWKGRCLSFRGRLVMVNAVISNLPLHYMSIYKAPIAIIKQLESFRRNFLWGGDCLKKKMSLV; encoded by the coding sequence ATGCTTTCAAGAGAATTAGCCAACGGTACCTTGGTAGGGTGCAAATTTAGTCCTAATCAAAGTATCAATCACTCTCAATTTGCGGACGACACAATTATTTTCGCTCATCCATCCCTACAAGAACTCACGCGTAAAAAGCACATTATGCAAGTCTTTTTTGAACTCTCCGGGCTACAAATGAGTGCTATAAAAACCACCTTATATGGTATCCACGTTTCAAGAGCAGATATGACTTCCTTTTCGGCTATTTTTCAATGTAATGTTGGAACCTTTCCTTTGGAGTATTTAGGCATACCGATTGGTCTTTCCAATAACAAAATCGCCATGTGGGAGCTTATTGTTTTGAAATTCAAAAAGAAGCTCGCGGTTTGGAAAGGTAGATGTTTATCTTTTAGAGGCCGGCTAGTCATGGTTAACGCGGTTATTTCCAACCTACCGCTTCATTATATGTCCATTTATAAAGCTCCAATTGCTATCATTAAACAACTTGAAAGTTTTCGAAGAAATTTCCTTTGGGGAGGGGATtgcctcaaaaagaaaatgagtctcgTCTAG